From Streptomyces sp. Edi4, one genomic window encodes:
- the uvrA gene encoding excinuclease ABC subunit UvrA, with product MADRLIVRGAREHNLKNVSLDLPRDSLIVFTGLSGSGKSSLAFDTIFAEGQRRYVESLSSYARQFLGQMDKPDVDFIEGLSPAVSIDQKSTSRNPRSTVGTITEVYDYLRLLFARIGKPHCPECHRPISRQSPQAIVDKVLELPEGSRFQVLSPLVRERKGEFVDLFADLQTKGYSRARVDGETIQLAEPPKLKKQEKHTIEVVIDRLTVKDGAKRRLTDSVETALGLSGGMVVLDFVDLAADDPERERMYSEHLYCPYDDLSFEELEPRSFSFNSPFGACPDCTGIGTRMEVDPDLIVPDEDKSLDEGAIHPWSHGHTKDYFARLVGALAGELGFRTDIPWAGLPQRARKALLSGHKTQIEVRYRNRYGRERAYTTAFEGAVPFVKRRHSEAESDGARERFEGYMREVPCPTCAGTRLKPLVLAVTVMEKSIAEVAAMSISDCAEFLAKLRLNARDKKIAERVLKEVNERLRFLVDVGLDYLSLNRAAGTLSGGEAQRIRLATQIGSGLVGVLYVLDEPSIGLHQRDNHRLIETLVRLRDMGNTLIVVEHDEDTIKVADWVVDIGPGAGEHGGKVVHSGPLKQLLGNKESMTGQYLAGKRSIALPDVRRPVDPKRRLTVHGAKENNLRDIDVSFPLGVLTAVTGVSGSGKSTLVNDILYTHLARELNGARSVPGRHTRVAGDDLVDKVVHVDQSPIGRTPRSNPATYTGVFDHVRKLFAETMEAKVRGYLPGRFSFNVKGGRCENCSGDGTIKIEMNFLPDVYVPCEVCHGARYNRETLEVHYKGKSIAEVLDMPIEEGLEFFEAVPTIARHLRTLNEVGLGYVRLGQSAPTLSGGEAQRVKLASELQKRSTGRTVYVLDEPTTGLHFEDISKLIKVLSGLVDKGNTVIVIEHNLDVVKTADWVIDMGPEGGNGGGLVIAEGTPEEVASVPASHTGKFLRDILGADRISDAEPARGPVRKGAKKAVSAAKAAPARKTASGRTAAVAKKTAPAKKTTRARKA from the coding sequence GTGGCCGACCGTCTCATCGTCCGTGGCGCGCGCGAGCACAATCTCAAGAACGTCTCGCTCGACCTACCGCGTGACTCCCTCATCGTCTTCACCGGTCTGTCCGGGTCGGGCAAGTCCTCGCTGGCCTTCGACACGATCTTCGCCGAGGGCCAGCGGCGCTACGTCGAGTCGCTGTCCTCGTACGCCCGCCAGTTCCTCGGCCAGATGGACAAGCCGGACGTCGACTTCATCGAAGGTCTCTCGCCCGCCGTCTCCATCGACCAGAAGTCGACCTCGCGCAACCCGCGTTCGACGGTCGGCACCATCACCGAGGTCTACGACTATCTGCGTCTGCTCTTCGCGCGCATCGGCAAGCCGCACTGCCCCGAGTGCCACCGCCCGATCTCGCGCCAGTCGCCGCAGGCCATCGTGGACAAGGTGCTCGAACTGCCCGAGGGCAGCCGCTTCCAGGTGCTCTCGCCGCTGGTGCGCGAGCGCAAGGGCGAGTTCGTCGACCTCTTCGCCGACCTCCAGACCAAGGGCTACAGCCGCGCCCGGGTCGACGGTGAGACCATCCAGCTCGCCGAGCCGCCCAAGCTGAAGAAGCAGGAGAAGCACACCATCGAGGTGGTCATCGACCGCCTCACCGTGAAGGACGGTGCCAAGCGCCGCCTGACCGACTCGGTGGAGACCGCGCTCGGCCTGTCCGGCGGCATGGTCGTGCTGGACTTCGTCGACCTCGCGGCCGACGACCCCGAGCGCGAGCGGATGTACTCGGAGCACCTGTACTGCCCCTACGACGACCTGTCGTTCGAAGAGCTCGAACCGCGCTCCTTCTCCTTCAACTCGCCCTTCGGCGCCTGCCCCGACTGCACGGGCATCGGCACCCGCATGGAGGTCGACCCCGACCTGATCGTCCCGGACGAGGACAAGTCGCTCGACGAGGGCGCCATCCACCCCTGGTCGCACGGGCACACCAAGGACTACTTCGCCCGCCTTGTGGGCGCGCTCGCAGGCGAGCTGGGCTTCCGCACCGACATCCCCTGGGCGGGGCTGCCCCAGCGCGCCAGGAAGGCGCTGCTGTCCGGCCACAAGACCCAGATCGAGGTCCGCTACCGCAACCGGTACGGCCGGGAGCGGGCGTACACCACCGCCTTCGAGGGCGCGGTGCCGTTCGTCAAGCGGCGCCACTCCGAGGCGGAGAGCGACGGCGCCCGCGAGCGCTTCGAGGGCTACATGCGCGAGGTGCCCTGCCCCACCTGTGCGGGCACCCGCCTCAAGCCCCTGGTCCTCGCGGTCACCGTGATGGAGAAGTCCATCGCCGAGGTCGCCGCCATGTCCATCAGCGACTGCGCCGAGTTCCTGGCCAAGCTGCGGCTCAACGCCCGGGACAAGAAGATCGCCGAGCGGGTCCTCAAGGAGGTCAACGAACGGCTGAGGTTCCTGGTCGACGTGGGCCTCGACTACCTCTCGCTCAACCGCGCGGCCGGCACCCTCTCTGGCGGCGAGGCCCAGCGCATCCGGCTCGCCACCCAGATCGGCTCCGGCCTGGTCGGCGTGTTGTACGTCCTGGACGAGCCGTCGATCGGCCTGCACCAGCGCGACAACCACCGTCTGATCGAAACGCTGGTGCGCCTGCGCGACATGGGCAACACCTTGATCGTCGTCGAGCACGACGAGGACACCATCAAGGTGGCCGACTGGGTGGTCGACATCGGTCCGGGCGCCGGCGAGCACGGCGGCAAGGTCGTCCACAGTGGCCCCTTGAAGCAGCTCCTGGGCAACAAGGAGTCGATGACCGGCCAGTACCTGGCGGGCAAGAGGTCCATCGCGCTGCCCGACGTCCGGCGCCCCGTGGACCCCAAGCGCCGGCTGACCGTGCACGGCGCGAAGGAGAACAACCTCCGCGACATCGACGTGTCGTTCCCGCTGGGCGTCCTGACCGCGGTCACCGGCGTCTCCGGCTCCGGAAAGTCGACGCTGGTCAACGACATCCTGTACACCCACCTGGCCCGTGAGCTGAACGGCGCGCGCAGCGTGCCCGGCCGGCACACCCGGGTCGCGGGCGACGACCTGGTCGACAAGGTCGTGCACGTCGACCAGTCGCCGATCGGCCGCACCCCCCGGTCCAACCCGGCGACGTACACGGGCGTCTTCGACCACGTCCGCAAGCTGTTCGCCGAGACGATGGAGGCCAAGGTCCGCGGGTATCTGCCCGGCCGGTTCTCCTTCAACGTCAAGGGCGGCCGCTGCGAGAACTGCTCGGGCGACGGCACCATCAAGATCGAGATGAACTTCCTGCCGGACGTGTACGTGCCGTGCGAGGTCTGCCACGGGGCGCGCTACAACCGGGAGACCCTGGAGGTCCACTACAAGGGCAAGTCCATCGCCGAGGTCCTCGACATGCCGATCGAGGAGGGCCTGGAGTTCTTCGAGGCCGTTCCGACCATCGCGCGGCATCTGCGGACGCTGAACGAGGTCGGGCTCGGGTATGTGCGGCTCGGGCAGTCCGCGCCCACGCTCTCGGGCGGCGAGGCCCAGCGGGTGAAGCTCGCCTCCGAGCTCCAGAAGCGGTCCACGGGACGCACGGTGTACGTCCTGGACGAGCCCACCACCGGGCTGCACTTCGAGGACATCTCCAAGCTGATCAAGGTGCTGTCCGGGCTCGTCGACAAGGGCAACACGGTCATCGTCATCGAGCACAACCTGGATGTCGTCAAGACCGCGGACTGGGTCATCGACATGGGGCCCGAGGGCGGCAACGGCGGCGGTCTCGTCATCGCCGAGGGCACGCCCGAAGAGGTCGCCTCGGTACCGGCCAGCCATACCGGGAAGTTCCTGCGGGACATTCTGGGGGCGGACCGGATCAGCGACGCGGAGCCGGCGCGGGGGCCGGTGCGCAAGGGGGCGAAGAAGGCGGTGTCCGCCGCGAAGGCCGCGCCCGCGAGGAAGACGGCGTCCGGGCGGACGGCGGCGGTCGCCAAGAAGACGGCGCCGGCGAAGAAGACGACCCGGGCCCGCAAGGCCTGA
- a CDS encoding maleylpyruvate isomerase family mycothiol-dependent enzyme, with the protein MIDHARDLASVREATERLLSAAAALDNASVAEPSRLPGWSRGHVLAHVARNADALVNVLAGRPMYASAEARDTDIERDAPRPLDVQLADVRDSAAGFQAEGEGMADWSRTVELRNGVTDAAARVPFRRLVEVELHHVDLGIGYELEDLGEDFVRRETDFLADRFAGHEDLPPIHLSDDRGRTWTTGGGADAEPVHVSGRAADLMGWLAGRRDGGGLKTAGAALPALPPL; encoded by the coding sequence ATGATTGATCACGCACGCGACCTGGCCTCTGTACGCGAAGCCACCGAACGGCTGCTGAGCGCGGCCGCCGCACTGGACAACGCCTCCGTCGCCGAGCCGTCACGGCTCCCCGGCTGGAGCCGGGGCCACGTACTGGCCCATGTCGCCCGGAACGCGGACGCGCTCGTCAACGTGCTGGCCGGGCGGCCCATGTATGCCAGTGCCGAGGCGCGGGACACCGACATCGAGCGGGACGCGCCGCGCCCGCTGGACGTACAGCTCGCGGACGTCCGCGACAGCGCGGCCGGCTTCCAGGCCGAGGGCGAGGGGATGGCCGACTGGTCGCGCACGGTCGAGCTGCGCAATGGCGTCACCGACGCCGCGGCCCGCGTGCCCTTCCGCCGCCTCGTCGAGGTCGAGCTGCACCACGTCGACCTCGGCATCGGCTATGAGCTCGAAGACCTCGGCGAGGACTTCGTGCGCCGCGAGACCGACTTCCTCGCCGACCGCTTCGCCGGACACGAGGACCTGCCGCCGATCCACCTGAGCGACGACAGGGGCCGCACGTGGACCACCGGCGGAGGCGCCGACGCCGAGCCCGTCCACGTGAGCGGCCGCGCCGCCGACCTCATGGGCTGGCTCGCCGGACGCCGCGACGGCGGGGGCCTGAAGACCGCCGGCGCCGCGCTGCCCGCACTGCCCCCGCTGTGA